A region from the Peromyscus leucopus breed LL Stock chromosome 9, UCI_PerLeu_2.1, whole genome shotgun sequence genome encodes:
- the Clu gene encoding clusterin isoform X1 — protein MKILLLCVGLLLAGDNGMVLGEQEVSDNELQEMSTQGSKYINKEIQNAVQGVKQIKTLIEKTNAERKLLLDNLEEAKKKKEDALDDTRDSEMKLKAFPEVCNETMMALWEECKPCLKQTCMKFYARVCRSGSGLVGRQLEEFLNQSSPFYFWMNGDRIDSLMESDRQQSQALDAMQDSFTRASGIMDTLFQDRFFTHEPQDTHFFSPFGFPHRRPHFLYPKSRLVRSLMPLSHYGPLSFQNMFQPFFEMIHQAQQAMDVQFHSPAFQFPDVDLIREGEDDRTVCKEIRHNSTGCLKMKGQCEKCREILSVDCSANNPAQAHLRQELNDSLEVAELLTKRYNELLHSLQSKMLNTSSLLEQLNEQFNWLSQLANLTQGEDQYYLRVSTVTTHSSDSEVPSRVTEVVVKLFDSDPITVVLPGELSRDNPKFMDTVAEKALQEYRKKSRAE, from the exons ATGAAGATTCTGCTGCTGTGCGTGGGACTGCTGCTGGCCGGGGACAATGGCATGGTcctgggggagcaggaggtctCCGACAATGAGCTCCAGG aaaTGTCCACTCAAGGGAGTAAGTACATTAACAAGGAAATTCAAAACGCCGTCCAGGGAGTGAAGCAGATCAAGACTCTCATCGAAAAAACCAACGCGGAGCGCAAGTTACTGCTCGACAATTTAGAGGAagccaagaagaagaaggag GATGCTCTCGATGACACCAGGGATTCTGAAATGAAACTGAAGGCATTCCCGGAAGTCTGCAACGAGACCATGATGGCCCTCTGGGAAGAGTGTAAGCCCTGCCTGAAGCAGACCTGTATGAAGTTCTACGCCCGTGTCTGCAGAAGCGGCTCTGGTCTTGTTGGCCGCCAG CTGGAGGAGTTTCTGAACCAGAGTTCGCCTTTCTACTTCTGGATGAACGGCGACCGCATTGACTCCCTGATGGAGAGTGACCGGCAGCAGAGCCAAGCCCTAGACGCCATGCAGGACAGCTTTACCCGGGCGTCTGGCATCATGGACACGCTCTTCCAGGACCGGTTCTTCACCCACGAGCCCCAGGACACCCATTTCTTCTCACCCTTCGGCTTCCCACACAGGAGGCCTCACTTCTTATATCCCAAGTCCCGCTTGGTCCGCAGCCTCATGCCTCTCTCCCACTATGGGCCCCTGAGCTTCCAAAACATGTTCCAGCCTTTCTTCGAGATGATACACCAGGCTCAACAGGCCATGGATGTCCAGTTCCACAGCCCAGCCTTCCAGTTCCCAGACGTGGATTTGATAAGAG AAGGTGAAGATGACCGTACAGTGTGCAAGGAGATCCGCCACAACTCCACAGGGTGCCTGAAGATGAAGGGCCAGTGTGAGAAATGCCGGGAGATCTTGTCTGTGG ACTGCTCGGCCAACAACCCTGCGCAGGCTCACCTGCGCCAGGAGCTGAACGACTCCCTCGAGGTGGCCGAACTGTTGACCAAGCGGTACAACGAGCTGCTTCATTCCCTCCAGAGCAAGATGCTCAACACCTCATCCCTGCTGGAGCAGCTGAACGAGCAGTTCAACTGGTTGTCCCAGCTGGCTAACCTCACACAGGGCGAGGACCAGTATTACCTGCGGGTCTCCACC GTGACAACCCACTCTTCGGATTCAGAAGTCCCCTCCCGTGTCACTGAGGTCGTGGTGAAGCTGTTTGACTCTGACCCCATCACAGTGGTGTTACCAGGAGAATTATCTAGGGATAACCCCAAATTTATGGACACAGTGGCAGAGAAAGCACTGCAGGAATACCGCAAGAAAAGCCG agcggAATGA
- the Clu gene encoding clusterin isoform X2 → MKILLLCVGLLLAGDNGMVLGEQEVSDNELQEMSTQGSKYINKEIQNAVQGVKQIKTLIEKTNAERKLLLDNLEEAKKKKEDALDDTRDSEMKLKAFPEVCNETMMALWEECKPCLKQTCMKFYARVCRSGSGLVGRQLEEFLNQSSPFYFWMNGDRIDSLMESDRQQSQALDAMQDSFTRASGIMDTLFQDRFFTHEPQDTHFFSPFGFPHRRPHFLYPKSRLVRSLMPLSHYGPLSFQNMFQPFFEMIHQAQQAMDVQFHSPAFQFPDVDLIREGEDDRTVCKEIRHNSTGCLKMKGQCEKCREILSVDCSANNPAQAHLRQELNDSLEVAELLTKRYNELLHSLQSKMLNTSSLLEQLNEQFNWLSQLANLTQGEDQYYLRVSTVTTHSSDSEVPSRVTEVVVKLFDSDPITVVLPGELSRDNPKFMDTVAEKALQEYRKKSR, encoded by the exons ATGAAGATTCTGCTGCTGTGCGTGGGACTGCTGCTGGCCGGGGACAATGGCATGGTcctgggggagcaggaggtctCCGACAATGAGCTCCAGG aaaTGTCCACTCAAGGGAGTAAGTACATTAACAAGGAAATTCAAAACGCCGTCCAGGGAGTGAAGCAGATCAAGACTCTCATCGAAAAAACCAACGCGGAGCGCAAGTTACTGCTCGACAATTTAGAGGAagccaagaagaagaaggag GATGCTCTCGATGACACCAGGGATTCTGAAATGAAACTGAAGGCATTCCCGGAAGTCTGCAACGAGACCATGATGGCCCTCTGGGAAGAGTGTAAGCCCTGCCTGAAGCAGACCTGTATGAAGTTCTACGCCCGTGTCTGCAGAAGCGGCTCTGGTCTTGTTGGCCGCCAG CTGGAGGAGTTTCTGAACCAGAGTTCGCCTTTCTACTTCTGGATGAACGGCGACCGCATTGACTCCCTGATGGAGAGTGACCGGCAGCAGAGCCAAGCCCTAGACGCCATGCAGGACAGCTTTACCCGGGCGTCTGGCATCATGGACACGCTCTTCCAGGACCGGTTCTTCACCCACGAGCCCCAGGACACCCATTTCTTCTCACCCTTCGGCTTCCCACACAGGAGGCCTCACTTCTTATATCCCAAGTCCCGCTTGGTCCGCAGCCTCATGCCTCTCTCCCACTATGGGCCCCTGAGCTTCCAAAACATGTTCCAGCCTTTCTTCGAGATGATACACCAGGCTCAACAGGCCATGGATGTCCAGTTCCACAGCCCAGCCTTCCAGTTCCCAGACGTGGATTTGATAAGAG AAGGTGAAGATGACCGTACAGTGTGCAAGGAGATCCGCCACAACTCCACAGGGTGCCTGAAGATGAAGGGCCAGTGTGAGAAATGCCGGGAGATCTTGTCTGTGG ACTGCTCGGCCAACAACCCTGCGCAGGCTCACCTGCGCCAGGAGCTGAACGACTCCCTCGAGGTGGCCGAACTGTTGACCAAGCGGTACAACGAGCTGCTTCATTCCCTCCAGAGCAAGATGCTCAACACCTCATCCCTGCTGGAGCAGCTGAACGAGCAGTTCAACTGGTTGTCCCAGCTGGCTAACCTCACACAGGGCGAGGACCAGTATTACCTGCGGGTCTCCACC GTGACAACCCACTCTTCGGATTCAGAAGTCCCCTCCCGTGTCACTGAGGTCGTGGTGAAGCTGTTTGACTCTGACCCCATCACAGTGGTGTTACCAGGAGAATTATCTAGGGATAACCCCAAATTTATGGACACAGTGGCAGAGAAAGCACTGCAGGAATACCGCAAGAAAAGCCGGTAA